In Nitrospira sp., the sequence CAGATCAAACGAATAGATCTGATCGGTGTGATGCAGGGAGGCCCACTGATGGAAATTGATGTTCAGCAACGCGATGCCCACCAGCATGAACACGCTGCCCAAGAGCGTATACACGACGAACTTCAGTGCGGCGTAATGACGTTCGGCTCCCCCTCCCCACAGCTTGATCAGGAAATAGCTGGGTATCAGCATCAACTCCCAAAACACGAAAAACAGGATCAAATCCAGCGACACGAAAACGCCCATCGTCGTCGTCTCGAGCGCCAACAGGCACATCATGTACAGTTTGACTTGATGTCGAATCGTATCCCACGAGTAGACCACGACCAAGACCGCCAAAAAAGCCGTGAGCCCCACGAACAATACGCTGATCCCATCGACAGCCAGGTGATAGCTGATGCCTAACGCCGGAATCCATCGGACACGCTCTGTGAACTGCATGGCGGCTGACTCCGGCACGAAGCGCAGCAGGACGAATACCGAAAGCGCAAACTCCACCAGCGCAATGGTGAGGGCTGAGGTCCGGACCATATCCTCGTCGTCGAGCAGCCAGAGCACAGCAGCCCCGACCAGCGGGAGAAATAGAATGCAAGACAGAATCGGGAATCCGGCGGTGAGTTCTTCGAGCATGGACGCAGCCTAGTCGGGTTAAGCCCTACATCTGAGCAAACAGTTGAACGACAAGAACGAGAAGAAAGATCCCCGCGACGATGATGGCGGCATAATGATGCACCATTCCGCTCTGCATCTTCCGACCTTCGCGAGCCGCGAGATGGTTGCTATATCCGATTACGTTCAGGCCGCCGTAGATAATGTATTTCTCGACCCACGTGGATCCGGCAGAACCCCAATCAGCGAGCCATCCAACACCTCGCACGATGCCGTCTATGACTGTGCGATCGAACCAGTCAAGCATTGCACCCAGACGTTTGAGCGGCTCCACGAAGATCAGGTCGTACAGTTCGTCGACGTAGTACTTGTTCAGCAGAAGCCGGTACATCCCGGAGAATTGTTTTGCCCATTGGTCTGCTGTTGCCGGGCTCAGGCCATACAGAAAATGCGCCAGCCCCCACCCAGCCAAGGCGATGACGATCGCAATGCTCATCAACAGAATCACCATGCCGGCACTAGCTTCATGCACGCTCCCCCCCCCGACGACGGGTCCCAAGAATCTATGCAACCAACCATGCTCTGGAGGAAAACCCATAATCAACCCACCCACAATCGAGAGGAAGCCAAGGACCATCAGGGGAGCGACCATGACCATCGGAGATTCATGCACATGCTCAGCCTCATGAGGATCCATCCGAGAAGAACCGTAGAACGTCAGATAGGTCAGACGGAACATATAAAAAGACGTCATGAATGCCCCGAATGCCGCCATGCCGTACAGGAGATAGTGATGATTGGTGAAGGCATGGGCCATAATCTCGTCTTTGCTCCAGAAACCCGCCAAGGGAGGAAGCCCCGCGATCGCAATGGTGCCGATCAGGAAGAGACGATGGGTCCATGGGATCCGGCTGCTCAGTCCGCCCATCTTTCGGATATCCTGTTCCCCCGATACTGCATGGATCACCGACCCTGCCGACAAGAACAACAACGCTTTGAAGAACGCATGGGTCATGACATGAAACACGGCCGCCGTATAGGCGCCGATCCCACAACCGAGAAACATATATCCGAGCTGGCTCACCGTCGAATAAGCCAGGACGCGTTTGATGTCGGTCTGGACGAGTCCGATGGTCGCCGCAAACAGGGCGGTGCCTCCACCGACAAACGCCACCAGCGACATCGCGAACGGTGAGAGATCGAAGATCGCGTGATTACGGACGACCATGTAGACACCGGCCGTCACCATGGTTGCCGCATGGATCAACGCGCTCACCGGCGTCGGACCTTCCATCGCATCGGGCAGCCAGGTATGGAGGGGAAGCTGCGCAGACTTCCCAACCGCACCGATGAAGAGGCACAGAGCGATGGCAGTCGCCATGTCTGGAGATAGTTGCCCGACCTGGGCAAAGACCTTGGTATAGTCGAGGGTCTTAAAGTTGGTGAAGACAAGAAATATCGCGACGAGAAATCCCGCGTCGCCGATCCTGTTGACGACGAACGCTTTGGATGCCGCCTTGGCGGCAGAAACCTTGTCATAGTAATAGCCGATCAAGAGATAGGAACAAAGCCCGACACCCTCCCAACCGATAAAGAGCACGGCATAGTTGTTCCCCATGACCAGAAGCAGCATGGAGACCATGAATAGATTCATGTAGGTGAAGAAGCGCGTAAATCCAGTTTCTCCGTGCATATACCCCACGGAATAGACGTGAATGAGGAACCCGACACCGGTGATGACCAGCAACCAAGCGCAGGTCAGAGGATCCACCAGGTATGCTAAATTGATCGCAAGATCTCCCCCGAAAATCCACTGGTAGACAACCACTTCATGAGAAGTTCCCGTACGCATGACATCGGTGAATACGCCGACCGTACAGAGAAACGATAGGCCGACTGACCCCCAAGCCAATCGATGGGCCATCCCATGCGAGTAGCGGTGCCCGAGCAGTCCGTTCGCAAGAACCGCGAGCAGCGGGAAAACGGGAATCAATTTGATGAGGAGATCAGTCAAGCTGGACACAGTATCGTACCATTCTGCGGATGCTCAGCTAGCCAGCCATGCTGCACGGAGTTGAAACCTACAACGTACTCATGGCGATACGTTGAGGGGTACGAGCCACCGACGGCACCATTGGATGCGATTGTCCACATCCTGCTACCACTTTAATAGGTTCATTTCATCTACATTCGTGGAAATCTTGCCTCTGAACACGACGATGATGATGGCCAAACCAACGGCCGCTTCGCCGGCCGCGATGGCGATGATGAACAGAGCCACAAGTTGCCCTGCCATCGATTCCAAATAATGTGAGAAGGCGACCAAATTAATGTTGGCCGCATTCATCATGATTTCAACCGACATCAGCACGATAATGAAGTTCCGTCTGATAAGCACACCCACGAGCCCCGTCATAAAAAGGATCGCGCTGACGGCTGTATAGGCAGACAAAGGAATCATAACCGCTCGCGATGCCTCTCCAGCGGCTTCGGAGCCTTGGCCAGCACGATCGCGCCGATAATGGCTCCGAGCAGAAAGATGCCGACGATCTCAAACTGCAAGAGATGGTCGCTGAACATCTTGATGCCCACGGCATAGGTATCGCCGTCTTGCAGCACGGCGGTGGTCGGAGCATCCCCCTTGACCCCCGCAAATGGAGACCGCAGGAGGAGGTACAAAACGTAGCCGGCTCCCAAGACAGCAGGCCCGAGAATATACAGAGCCGATGGGTGAAAATACCGTTCATCCGTCTTGAGATTCATCAACATCAACACAAAGAGGTACAGCACCAGAATGGCCCCAACGTAGACGATGACCTGCACGGCCCACAAGAACTCCGCGTTCAGAAGAATGAATAGGCCGGAGACGTGCATGAGCAACACGAGGAGAGAGAGCGCGCAGTGAACTGGGTGACGCAAGGACACCGTCATAACACCGGCGGCAATACTGACCAATGCAAAATAAGCGAAAAACATTCCGGTCATGGGTGCGGCTCAGCTCAGATGTTTGGGAGGCGGTTGGGTCGACTTCTGTACCGACTGTGGAAAATAGTAACGGTACTCGCGGCTTTGCTCGACATCCTTCTCCTGGTTGTGCGCATACAAATATTTCTTCCCGTCATCAAGATGGCGTTCGCCGATGTCGTACAGCCGCTTCTTGTCGAAGAGTAGACTGCGTTTGTCATGGGTCGAGTATTCGTACATCTTGGTCATCGCCAATGCGTTCACGGGACATGCTTCGACACAATAGCCGCAGAAGACGCATTTTGTGATATCGATATAAAATTCACTGGCGTAGCGCTGGAGTGGTCGCGCCGGATCCTCGGCACTGATCACCTTGATGCAATGCGAAGGACAGGCGGCCTCGCAAAGATCGCAGCCGACACACCGTTCTTGCCCATCATCATATCGAAGCAAACCAAGCGCACCGCGATGCGTATCTGGGATCGTTCGTTGTTCCCGCGGATACTGAAACGTCATCGGTCGATGAAGCATGTGCCGAAACGTGACCTTCATCGCGTCCACAATCTCGTAGAACAACGCAGCCTGAAGGATCTTCTTGGTCAACGCGCCGACACTCATCGTAGACTCCTTGCCACGGCCCAAGATATCCGCTTACGCCTGTTCAACACTTACCCAGATCTGTTTGAACGACGGGACACCGGTCGTGGCATCAACCGACACCGGCATTAAGTCCTTCACCGGGGGTTCATTGAAATGCTCGGGGAAAAAGCAGGTGCCCGGCGCGATGGACTGATCCGGCTGCACACCAAGCTGAAGCGAACCACGATCCGAGGTCAAACGCACCTTCGCACCGTCTTGCAATCCGAGACGTTCCATGTCCCGTATGTTCATCCGCAGCTTCTCGGTGTTCGGAGCGATCTTGATAAGCCCGGGCGCTTGCGTCGACAATTTCCCAGAATGCATCAATAACTGTCCCATCAATAGAGAAAAGGGACGGGTATGTTCTCCCGATGACGGACACCGTTGATAACGAACCTTGACCCCCGCTGCGTAGTCGTTGGACAAATACTGATCAGGGGCTGGCATAACCTTGCGGGGTTGTCCGAGATTATAATATCCGGGCAACAGTTTCATAATCTCGGCCTGAATATCATTGGCAGATTGGTACTCCCATCGGCATCCCATGGCATTCGCGAACGCGGTCATGATGTGCCAGTCCGGCAGGCTCTCTCCAAGCGGATCCATCGCCTGACGAACGCGAAGCACACGACCTTCAAGATTCGTAAATGTGCCGTCCTTCTCCGCATAGGTGCAAGCGGGGAGCACAAAATGAGCCAATTTCCCCGTTTCAGTCAAAAAAGGATCTTGCACGACTAACAGTTCGAGTCGTTCAAGGGCGGCTCGCACCTCCATCGAGGCCGGCAAGGTCGCGAGCGGATTTTCCCCCAGAATGTATAGGGCTTTGATCTGTCCACTCTTGCTCCGCTTCAAGATTTCGATGAGATGTGCCCCTGAGCCGACAGGAGGGAGTGACGTTTCCCATGCCTTGGCGAACCGGTCTCGAACTGCTGGATCGTCAAACCGAGCCTGACCTGGGAGAAACTCAGGTGCTGCGCCCATATCAACGGCCCCTTGTTCATTCGGCTCCTCCGTCACGGTGTTCACACCACAACCCGCTCGTCCGAGCTTGCCGGTGATCCAGGCGAGATCCATCAGTTTTAAGACGTTCTGATAGCCGTTCGTCCGTCTGACAATCCCTTCACCGCATAGGATGATCGACCTCGACGATTCGGCAAAAATAGCCGCAACTTCTCGGAAGGCTTCCACGGGCAAGCCGGTCTGCGCCGCAAGCCGCTCCAACGAAACATTCTCCACCGCACTTTTGAGCGCTTCAAACGCTTGGGGGTGTTTCTCGACAGCTTCTTCATCCACCAAATCCTGATCGATGGTCGTCTTGACCAACCCATCGATCACTGCTCCCTCTGTTCCGGGCCTGATCAAAAACGAGTGCGATGCCAGCTTTGCAATATTCGTAATGGCGCTGTCGAGCGTCACCACCTGAGCCTTGTAGACCCGTATCGCTTCTTTGATTCGCACGGCAGTCAACGGGTTCGTCTCGGTAATATTGGAGCCGAACAAGATGATGGCTTTCGCTTTAGTCAAATCCTCCCAATCATTCGGCGCTCTCCCAAGTCCGACCGCATGTTTGGACGCGAGCACAAAGTTCATATGGCCGTAGCGGGCGCTACTATCGAGCTGGTTGGTTCCAAAACCAGTGCGCATGAGCTTCTGAAACAAATACAGTTCTTCGTTCGTACAGCGCGCCGTCACAAGGCCGCCGATGGCATCGGCACCGTATTTTCCCTTAATTTCGGTCAATCGGTCTACGAGCAGGTGCATAGTTTCCAGCCAAGGCTTTTGCACCAACCGACCCCCTTCGCGGACAAGGGGCTGTGTAAGCCGGTTCTTACTGTCTAGATATTCGAACCCAAAACGTCCACGCACGCAGAGCCCGCCGTGCCCCTTGGCAGTTTCCGATCGGTCGCCCCACTTGTTCTTCCAAGATAACGGGGAGGTGACTCGGACCACCTCTTCATCTTTCGTTTCCAGGTAGAGTTGGCAACCGTCTCCGCAGTAGTTGCAGGTCGTCGTCGTCTTCTTCATCTGCCACGGTTTATACAGATACTTGGAAAACTTGTTCGTGATGGCGCCGACCGGACACACTGCTAAACAATCTCCGCAGAATTCACAATCGAGGGCGAGATCGCCCTTGGCCACGACCTGGTTGAATCCGCCCTTCTTCATGAACTGCAAGGCATCGATCATCAACACATCCTTGCAAACATTGATGCATTCCGCACAGGCAATGCAGCGATTCATGTTGAAGTCGAGCACGGGACTGCGTGTATCTTCCGGAATGAATTTCTGCTTCGCATTGGCCAGATTGGTCACGCCATGCTGGAAGGCCATATCTTGGAGTTCACAATGGCCGTCCGCATCGCACACCGGGCAGTCGAGAGGATGCACCGACAGGTGTTTCTCGACGGCTTTCTTCCGAGCGAGAAAGAGATCCTCTCCTTCTGTACGAATCACCATTCCCGCCGCCGCCTTGGCGGTGCACGACCGAACGGGAGCCTTCTTTCCCTCTTGCATGACGAGGCACATGCCACAAGAGCCGAACGGATCGAATGTGTAGTGATAGCACATGGCCGGGATGATCTTGCCCGTCATTGCGATGACGTCGTACAAGGACACCCCGTCCCTTGCTGTGACGGATTTCCCGTCGATGCTCAATTCGATCGTTGCCGCTTCAACGTCTGGATTAGTAGCCGGCTTCAAACCCATAGCTCTTCTCCGTGGAAGGGAAAACGCGAACCGAAAAATGAAACCCTGAGTTTACCTCTCACTTTCCACATCTGGTATTTTACAATCTATCTATCGCATTCGCCCATCACGACATCGTAGGTGCCGAAGATCGTACAGGCATCCGAGATCATATATCCTCTGGCCATATGATCGAACGCGCCCATATGCACGAACGAAGGGGCGCGAATCTTCAGTCGATAGGGCTTTCCTCCCCCCGTACTGACGATATAAAAACCCAACTCCCCTTTGTGCGCTTCTGTGCCGCAGTAGATTTCTCCAGGTGGAGCATCGAACCCCTGCGAGAATAGCTTGAACTGTTGGATCATTGCCTCCAGGTTCGTGAAGACTCGCTCCTTCGGCGGCAGCGTCACGCTGGGAACATCCGCCATAATGGGCCCCTCCTGCATCTGCTCCAGACATTGTCGAATGATCTTGACGCTCTCGTAAAGCTCCATCACCCGAATCCAATACCGATCATAGGTATCGCCGTTTTTCCCAACCGGAACGCTGAACTCGCACTTTGGATAGGCGCTATAGGGCTCGTACTTACGAAGATCATAGTCCACGCCGGACCCGCGAAGAACCGGTCCGCTCAGTCCAAAATTGACCGCATCTTCGGCGGAGATCACGGCGACCCCCTTGGTGCGCCCAAGCCAAATGCGGTTTCTCTCGAGAAACACCTGATATTCGTCGATTTTCGGCGGGAAATAGTCCAAGAACTGTTTGAGCTTGTCGAGCAATGAGGGAGTCAAGTCCCGCTCAACCCCGCCGATTCGATACCAACTCGTCGTGAGACGAGCTCCGCACAGCTCGTCGAACCAATCCAGCAGGATTTCCCGATCCCGAAAACAATAAAAAAAGACGGTCATGGCCCCGATGTCAAGCGCCTGGGCGCTCAGCCAAAATTGGTGCCCAATGATCCGCTGTACCTCCGCAACGATTGTCCTGAGATATTCCGCCCGCTCTGGCACTTGCAAATTCAAGAGTTTTTCAACGGCACGGCAATAGGCAAAGTTGTTATACATCGCACAGACATAGTCGAGCCGATCCGTATGAGGAATGAACTGATGGTACGTGCCATCTTCAGCAAGCTTTTCTACTCCTCGGTGGAGGTACCCCATGACCGGCGTAGATTTCACCAACCGCTCCCCTTCCAGCTCTAGAATTACTTTCAACACCCCGTGCGTACTGGGGTGCTGAGGTCCCATGTTGAGCAGGAGTTCCTCGGTTCGCAGGGTCGGAAGCGTCTCGCTTTCCGGATGCTCCGGGTTGATCTTATAGACGGTGGTTCTTTGGTCCTCGAATGCCACTGGTGGAGTATCCTATCGTGGAACTTCGTCCAGAAAATCAAATGTATCTCGCCAGCCCTTTCCACGGAGTGGAAAATCCTTACGCAACGGGTAACCTTCAGTATAATCATCAGGCATTAAAATCCGGCGAAGATCGGGATGATTTCGAAACCGGATACCCATCATGTCGAAGACTTCGCGTTCCATGAAATCGGCACCTTTCCAAAGATCCGTCAAGGAATCCACGACACAATCTGATTCAGGCACCCGTGTCTTGAGCCGAAGGCGATGTCGTTTCCTAATCGAGTAGAATTCCCACACGACTTCGAATCGCTCTTCGTCATCCGGCCAATCCACGGAGCTCACATGAACGATATAATCGAAATCCATCCCGGGATCGCTTCGTAGAAACTGAGCAACGTCATGGAGCTTGTCTCGGGAGACGGTCACCGCCACGTCACCGCGCCACTCAGCCAGGCCGGTGATTCCGACCGAAAACGTCTGCTGAATCCGCTGGAGCAGTGGATGCATAACGACGCGTCACACTTTCAGACCGGCCTTGACCTGCTCCGGTTGAGTCACAAACACACGTTTTTGCATGATGCGATCCTGCAGTTTTAGAATGCCGTCCAAGAGCGCCTCGGGAGTCGGAGGGCAACCGGGCACATAAATATCAACGGGAATAAATCGGTCGACTCCCTGCACGACACTGTAACTGTCATAGATGTTCCCTGATGTGGCACAGGACCCCATCGCAATCACATACTTAGGTTCAGGCATTTGGTCGTAAATTTTTCGAATCACCGGCGCCATGCGTCGACATACGGTTCCGGCGACGATCATCAAATCCGACTGTCGCGGCGACCCGCGAAACACTCCTGCCCCGAACCGATCCATATCGTACCGCGAAGAAACCGCGGCCATCATCTCGATGGCGCAGCAGGCGAGCCCGAACGTCATCGGCCAGAGAGAGCCCTTCCTAGCCCAGTTCACGGCTTTTTCAAGAGACCCCGTGATGACGTCCGGAGCTCCGTCTTTCTCAGGCCGTCCCAGTTGGATCAATCCCATACAATCCTCAGTCCCACTCCAGCGCACCTTTTCGCCAGGCATACACGTAGGCCACAATGAACAGTCCTATAAAAATCATCATTTCGATCAACCCAATCACCCCGATTTTGGTGAATACCACGGCCCAAGGATAGAGAAAGATCACTTCAATATCGAAGATGACGAACAACATCGCAAAAATGTAATACCTGACAGGGAACGGCATACGGGCGTCGGAAAATGGTTCAGCTCCACACTCGTAGGTCGATAGTTTTTCTGGTTCCGGATACCTGGGCTGCACAAAATAACTGACGAGCAAGGTCGCTATCCCAAAAACCAACGTTACCAAGATAAAGAGAAAGACCGGAAAAAACTTCGTCAGATATTCAAGAAGAGCTTCCGTCCCGGTCATTTGGTTTTTGCTCTCCCAAAGCATTGACCTTGAAAGGGTATGAGGGATCTGATGCGTGAAATTTTAGTGCCCCGATCTCGGGGATAGCAAGCGAACAAAGGACCTAATTCCAGGCGGACCCGAAAGTCCTAGGCATGGCTGTCTGAGAGCGGAGAGTAGGTTGAACGATTAGGTTCTTGCTGCAACATAAATCAGGCATCAAGCGCCTAATGTCTTTCGCGTTGTTCATCCTCCATCCCACAAGAGGATGGTCCAGCCTGGAAACTCTCCCATTCCGATTCGAGGGGAGAAAACGCCTTGACCGTTCGTCGTCGATGGATCTGTGTATCGATTCGTTCCTCTCGGCGGAAGCCCCTGGAGAGACGCTGATCCTTTTTTTCATCACCGTTCATCATCGCTCACGGCCCTCGGACAGATAAGGGAGGACAGGATTGACTCCACGTTATCATTGAAAAGAACGGCCCGTCAAACTCCTACCAAACCGGCTCAAATTCTTGACAACACAGCGTCTTTTGCTATGTTTTTTCAAGCAACACTGGCCTCAGAAGGAACCTATCTATGAAAACCTTGGCGTTCCTCGTCTTAGTCCTCTGTTCAGGAGCGGACCTCTCACTTGAGGCAGCGCTAGCACAGACACCAGAGATCGATTCTATTCGGTTTTCGCAGGCTGCACTCGCCTTTTCCAGCGGAGCCATCCAAAAAACATCACCGATCGACGGAATCGTAAATTTGATAACCGGGGATAATCAGTCAACGGGCAATCGCATGCTTCTTGGCAAGCGAGATTCACTCTATCTCAAACTCAACAACCCCACTGAGGTAACGGTCGGTGATCTTTTCACGGTCTACCGGCGGGTTCGGAAAGTGTTTCATCCAGTGACTAAGGAGTATCTCGGATTTGTCATGAATCGTTCAGCGGTCGTGAGGGTGACCGCTGCCGACCACACTCTCACGACCGCGGAGGCCGTGCTGAGCTACGGACCGATTTCCCCCGGTGACCCTGTCATGCGCTTTGTGCCTCTGGCTCCAGACATCGAGACGAGCCCCGCGTCGAACATCCCCGACATTGAGGGTATGATTGTTGAGCTCCAGGCCGACCGGACGATGACCCTGGTCTCACAGTCAAATGTTGTGTACCTGGATCGAGGGAGGGAAGATGGATTAAAGACCGGCGAACTCCTCGACATCCACCGGCACAGTGCCGGGCTTCCTCCACGAAAGATCGGCCAACTCAAGGTATTGGCGGTAGAATCTCATACAGCTACAGCTCTTGTATTTAAGGCCAACACCCGGGTCATCCAAGGAGACCGGTTCAAACTCGTTGGATACGCCGCACCCCTCACCAAGCCTGTAGGAGCAAGCCCGGGGTCGCCCCCGACCCAGGCCAGTCAACCGGTCCCAGCCGATCTGGTATCCAGCAAGCTGAACATACAGGATGCATCAGGACAAAGCCGAGTCAACCTTGGGGACCTAGCGAAGTTCCTGCGCTACGACTCAGGGGATGCGGCTATCAAGACGGAAAATTACAAGGTGCTCGATCAGTTGATTGAATACCTGCGCACAAGCGGCGACATGAGGATGATCCGTATCGAAGGTCATACGGATAACGTGGAGATCGGCCCTTCGCTCAAGTCGCGGTATCCAAGCAATCGGGAGTTGTCCAAAGTGCGCGCAGACGGCGTCCTCCGCTATCTCGTAGAAAAGGGCGGCGTGGAGCCGGAACGGATCAGTGCGGTGGGACTCGGAGACACCAAACCAACCGCCACGAATACGGCGGAGGAGGGCCGCGCGAGGAATCGACGCGTGGAAATTCTTCTCTATACTTCTGATGTACCGGTGCTTAAACCTGACGTACAGACTCACGTGCAAAGGCTCGAACACAATCCTTCGAGTTTGAGCGCAGGAGACAGCAACGACCAATCGTTCGCTTCGACTGCTGCATCAGACCCAGCTGGTTCCTCTGGGCGAGGGACCCTATCCGTCGGCGATTCTTCCCAGATTTCT encodes:
- the nuoL gene encoding NADH-quinone oxidoreductase subunit L, with the translated sequence MSSLTDLLIKLIPVFPLLAVLANGLLGHRYSHGMAHRLAWGSVGLSFLCTVGVFTDVMRTGTSHEVVVYQWIFGGDLAINLAYLVDPLTCAWLLVITGVGFLIHVYSVGYMHGETGFTRFFTYMNLFMVSMLLLVMGNNYAVLFIGWEGVGLCSYLLIGYYYDKVSAAKAASKAFVVNRIGDAGFLVAIFLVFTNFKTLDYTKVFAQVGQLSPDMATAIALCLFIGAVGKSAQLPLHTWLPDAMEGPTPVSALIHAATMVTAGVYMVVRNHAIFDLSPFAMSLVAFVGGGTALFAATIGLVQTDIKRVLAYSTVSQLGYMFLGCGIGAYTAAVFHVMTHAFFKALLFLSAGSVIHAVSGEQDIRKMGGLSSRIPWTHRLFLIGTIAIAGLPPLAGFWSKDEIMAHAFTNHHYLLYGMAAFGAFMTSFYMFRLTYLTFYGSSRMDPHEAEHVHESPMVMVAPLMVLGFLSIVGGLIMGFPPEHGWLHRFLGPVVGGGSVHEASAGMVILLMSIAIVIALAGWGLAHFLYGLSPATADQWAKQFSGMYRLLLNKYYVDELYDLIFVEPLKRLGAMLDWFDRTVIDGIVRGVGWLADWGSAGSTWVEKYIIYGGLNVIGYSNHLAAREGRKMQSGMVHHYAAIIVAGIFLLVLVVQLFAQM
- the nuoK gene encoding NADH-quinone oxidoreductase subunit NuoK, with the protein product MIPLSAYTAVSAILFMTGLVGVLIRRNFIIVLMSVEIMMNAANINLVAFSHYLESMAGQLVALFIIAIAAGEAAVGLAIIIVVFRGKISTNVDEMNLLKW
- a CDS encoding NADH-quinone oxidoreductase subunit J → MTGMFFAYFALVSIAAGVMTVSLRHPVHCALSLLVLLMHVSGLFILLNAEFLWAVQVIVYVGAILVLYLFVLMLMNLKTDERYFHPSALYILGPAVLGAGYVLYLLLRSPFAGVKGDAPTTAVLQDGDTYAVGIKMFSDHLLQFEIVGIFLLGAIIGAIVLAKAPKPLERHRERL
- the nuoI gene encoding NADH-quinone oxidoreductase subunit NuoI, producing the protein MSVGALTKKILQAALFYEIVDAMKVTFRHMLHRPMTFQYPREQRTIPDTHRGALGLLRYDDGQERCVGCDLCEAACPSHCIKVISAEDPARPLQRYASEFYIDITKCVFCGYCVEACPVNALAMTKMYEYSTHDKRSLLFDKKRLYDIGERHLDDGKKYLYAHNQEKDVEQSREYRYYFPQSVQKSTQPPPKHLS
- a CDS encoding molybdopterin-dependent oxidoreductase yields the protein MGLKPATNPDVEAATIELSIDGKSVTARDGVSLYDVIAMTGKIIPAMCYHYTFDPFGSCGMCLVMQEGKKAPVRSCTAKAAAGMVIRTEGEDLFLARKKAVEKHLSVHPLDCPVCDADGHCELQDMAFQHGVTNLANAKQKFIPEDTRSPVLDFNMNRCIACAECINVCKDVLMIDALQFMKKGGFNQVVAKGDLALDCEFCGDCLAVCPVGAITNKFSKYLYKPWQMKKTTTTCNYCGDGCQLYLETKDEEVVRVTSPLSWKNKWGDRSETAKGHGGLCVRGRFGFEYLDSKNRLTQPLVREGGRLVQKPWLETMHLLVDRLTEIKGKYGADAIGGLVTARCTNEELYLFQKLMRTGFGTNQLDSSARYGHMNFVLASKHAVGLGRAPNDWEDLTKAKAIILFGSNITETNPLTAVRIKEAIRVYKAQVVTLDSAITNIAKLASHSFLIRPGTEGAVIDGLVKTTIDQDLVDEEAVEKHPQAFEALKSAVENVSLERLAAQTGLPVEAFREVAAIFAESSRSIILCGEGIVRRTNGYQNVLKLMDLAWITGKLGRAGCGVNTVTEEPNEQGAVDMGAAPEFLPGQARFDDPAVRDRFAKAWETSLPPVGSGAHLIEILKRSKSGQIKALYILGENPLATLPASMEVRAALERLELLVVQDPFLTETGKLAHFVLPACTYAEKDGTFTNLEGRVLRVRQAMDPLGESLPDWHIMTAFANAMGCRWEYQSANDIQAEIMKLLPGYYNLGQPRKVMPAPDQYLSNDYAAGVKVRYQRCPSSGEHTRPFSLLMGQLLMHSGKLSTQAPGLIKIAPNTEKLRMNIRDMERLGLQDGAKVRLTSDRGSLQLGVQPDQSIAPGTCFFPEHFNEPPVKDLMPVSVDATTGVPSFKQIWVSVEQA
- the nuoD gene encoding NADH dehydrogenase (quinone) subunit D is translated as MAFEDQRTTVYKINPEHPESETLPTLRTEELLLNMGPQHPSTHGVLKVILELEGERLVKSTPVMGYLHRGVEKLAEDGTYHQFIPHTDRLDYVCAMYNNFAYCRAVEKLLNLQVPERAEYLRTIVAEVQRIIGHQFWLSAQALDIGAMTVFFYCFRDREILLDWFDELCGARLTTSWYRIGGVERDLTPSLLDKLKQFLDYFPPKIDEYQVFLERNRIWLGRTKGVAVISAEDAVNFGLSGPVLRGSGVDYDLRKYEPYSAYPKCEFSVPVGKNGDTYDRYWIRVMELYESVKIIRQCLEQMQEGPIMADVPSVTLPPKERVFTNLEAMIQQFKLFSQGFDAPPGEIYCGTEAHKGELGFYIVSTGGGKPYRLKIRAPSFVHMGAFDHMARGYMISDACTIFGTYDVVMGECDR
- a CDS encoding NADH-quinone oxidoreductase subunit C, with translation MHPLLQRIQQTFSVGITGLAEWRGDVAVTVSRDKLHDVAQFLRSDPGMDFDYIVHVSSVDWPDDEERFEVVWEFYSIRKRHRLRLKTRVPESDCVVDSLTDLWKGADFMEREVFDMMGIRFRNHPDLRRILMPDDYTEGYPLRKDFPLRGKGWRDTFDFLDEVPR
- a CDS encoding NADH-quinone oxidoreductase subunit B, encoding MGLIQLGRPEKDGAPDVITGSLEKAVNWARKGSLWPMTFGLACCAIEMMAAVSSRYDMDRFGAGVFRGSPRQSDLMIVAGTVCRRMAPVIRKIYDQMPEPKYVIAMGSCATSGNIYDSYSVVQGVDRFIPVDIYVPGCPPTPEALLDGILKLQDRIMQKRVFVTQPEQVKAGLKV
- the ndhC gene encoding NADH-quinone oxidoreductase subunit A — translated: MTGTEALLEYLTKFFPVFLFILVTLVFGIATLLVSYFVQPRYPEPEKLSTYECGAEPFSDARMPFPVRYYIFAMLFVIFDIEVIFLYPWAVVFTKIGVIGLIEMMIFIGLFIVAYVYAWRKGALEWD
- a CDS encoding OmpA family protein, whose translation is MKTLAFLVLVLCSGADLSLEAALAQTPEIDSIRFSQAALAFSSGAIQKTSPIDGIVNLITGDNQSTGNRMLLGKRDSLYLKLNNPTEVTVGDLFTVYRRVRKVFHPVTKEYLGFVMNRSAVVRVTAADHTLTTAEAVLSYGPISPGDPVMRFVPLAPDIETSPASNIPDIEGMIVELQADRTMTLVSQSNVVYLDRGREDGLKTGELLDIHRHSAGLPPRKIGQLKVLAVESHTATALVFKANTRVIQGDRFKLVGYAAPLTKPVGASPGSPPTQASQPVPADLVSSKLNIQDASGQSRVNLGDLAKFLRYDSGDAAIKTENYKVLDQLIEYLRTSGDMRMIRIEGHTDNVEIGPSLKSRYPSNRELSKVRADGVLRYLVEKGGVEPERISAVGLGDTKPTATNTAEEGRARNRRVEILLYTSDVPVLKPDVQTHVQRLEHNPSSLSAGDSNDQSFASTAASDPAGSSGRGTLSVGDSSQISVKNGSGPTNNPDASGDTPAATNRLDTPPQPTAGTPTD